Proteins from a single region of Hordeum vulgare subsp. vulgare chromosome 6H, MorexV3_pseudomolecules_assembly, whole genome shotgun sequence:
- the LOC123405993 gene encoding ABC transporter G family member 39: MEIVRIGSSAGGGSGVRRTASSWRGASGRSDAFGRSAREEDDEEALRWAAIEKLPTYDRMRKGILLPGAVAGVGGAGQEVDIQGLGLNERKNLIERLIRTAEEDNERFLLKLRDRMERVGIENPTIEVRFHNLNIDAEAYVGNRGIPTFTNFFSNKIMDVLSALRIVSSGKRPISIIHDISGVVRPGRMSLLLGPPGSGKTSLLLALAGKLDSTLKVSGRVTYNGHDMHEFVPQRTSAYIGQHDLHIGEMTVRETLAFSARCQGVGTRYDMLSELSRREKEANIKPDPDIDVYMKAISVEGQESVITDYILKILGLEICADTMVGDGMIRGISGGQKKRVTTGEMLVGPAKALFMDEISTGLDSSTTYQIINSLRQSVHILGGTALIALLQPAPETYELFDDIVLLTEGKIVYQGPRESVLEFFEAVGFRCPERKGIADFLQEVTSRKDQHQYWCRSDEPYRYISVNDFTEAFKAFHVGRKMGSELRVPFDRTRNHPAALTTSKFGISKMELLKACVSREWLLMKRNSFVYIFKVVQLIILGTIAMTVFLRTEMHRDTVEDGVIYMGAMFLGLVTHLFNGFAELAMSIAKLPIFYKQRDLLFYPSWAYGLPTWLLKIPISFLECAVWICMTYYVIGFDPNIERFFRHYLLLVLISQMASGLFRVLAALGRDMVVADTFGSFAQLVLLILGGFLIARDNIKAWWIWGYWSSPLMYAQNAIAVNEFLGHSWRMVVDPTESNDTLGVQVLKSRGIFVDPNWYWIGVGALLGYIMLFNVLFIVFLDLLDPLGKGQNVISEEELMEKHVNRTGENVELLLFGNDSQNSPSNGEGEITGADTRERGMALPFTPLSITFDNIRYSVDMPQEMKDKGITEDRLVLLKGVSGAFRPGVLTALMGVSGAGKTTLMDVLAGRKTGGYIEGDISISGYPKNQETFARIAGYCEQNDIHSPHVTVYESLVYSAWLRLSPDVDSEARQMFVEQVMGLVELTSLRGALVGLPGVNGLSTEQRKRLTIAVELVANPSIIFMDEPTSGLDARAAAIVMRAVRNTVDTGRTVVCTIHQPSIDIFEAFDELFLMKRGGEDIYVGPLGHNSCHLIDYFEGVQGVKKIKDGYNPATWMLEVTTLAQEDALGVNFAEVYMNSDLYRRNKALISDLSTPPPGSTDLYFPKQYAQSFFTQCVACLWKQHKSYWRNPSYTATRIFFTTVIALIFGTIFLNLGQKIGKRQDLFNSLGSMYAAVIFIGIQNGQCVQPIVDVERTVFYREKAAGMYSALPYAFAQVFIEIPHVFLQTIIYGLIVYSLIGLDWAFMKFFWYMFFMFFTFLYFTFYGMMAVAMTPNSDIAAIVATAFYAVWNIFAGFLIPRPRIPIWWRWYSWACPVAWTLYGLVASQYGDIADVRLEDGEQVNAFIHRFFGFRHDYVGFMAIGVVGFTVLFAFVFAFSIKVLNFQRR; this comes from the exons atGGAGATCGTGAGGATAGGGAGCTCGGCGGGGGGCGGGAGCGGCGTGCGGCGGACGGCGTCGTCGTGGCGTGGGGCGTCGGGGAGGAGCGACGCCTTCGGGAggtcggccagggaggaggacgacgaggaggcacTGCGCTGGGCGGCCATCGAGAAGCTCCCCACGTACGACCGCATGCGCAAGGGCATCCTGCTCCCGGGCGCCGTGGCCGGCGTCGGCGGCGCCGGGCAGGAGGTGGACATCCAGGGGCTCGGCCTGAACGAGAGGAAGAATCTCATCGAGCGCCTCATACGCACCGCCGAGGAGGACAACGAGCGCTTCCTCCTCAAGCTCCGCGACCGGATGGAGCG GGTTGGTATCGAGAACCCGACGATCGAGGTGCGGTTCCATAACCTCAACATCGACGCCGAGGCGTACGTCGGCAACCGAGGAATCCCGACGTTCAccaacttcttctccaacaaAATTATG GATGTGCTGAGTGCTCTGCGCATCGTTTCAAGCGGGAAGAGGCCCATCTCCATCATCCATGACATCAGCGGAGTCGTAAGACCCGGGAG GATGTCCTTGTTGCTCGGCCCCCCTGGGTCTGGAAAAACCAGTCTACTCCTGGCCCTGGCAGGGAAGCTGGACTCAACTCTCAAG GTGTCAGGGAGAGTGACTTACAACGGGCATGACATGCATGAGTTTGTCCCCCAGAGGACATCAGCGTACATCGGGCAGCACGATCTTCACATCGGCGAAATGACGGTGAGGGAGACGCTGGCCTTCTCTGCAAGATGTCAAGGAGTAGGAACCCGTTACG ACATGCTTTCTGAACTCTCAAGAAGGGAGAAAGAAGCCAACATTAAGCCAGATCCTGACATTGATGTCTACATGAAG GCCATCTCTGTGGAAGGTCAAGAGAGCGTGATCACAGATTACATCCTCAAA ATTTTGGGTCTGGAAATCTGTGCAGATACAATGGTTGGCGATGGTATGATCAGAGGCATCTCAGGAGGACAAAAGAAGCGTGTCACCACAG GCGAGATGCTTGTCGGGCCAGCAAAGGCACTGTTTATGGATGAAATCTCCACCGGTCTCGACAGCTCCACAACGTACCAGATCATCAACTCCCTCAGGCAATCTGTCCACATCCTCGGCGGCACGGCGTTGATCGCGTTGCTTCAGCCCGCACCTGAAACATACGAGCTCTTCGATGACATTGTTCTGCTCACCGAGGGGAAAATCGTGTATCAGGGTCCTCGAGAAAGTGTCCTTGAGTTCTTTGAGGCCGTCGGATTCAGATGCCCTGAGAGGAAAGGCATTGCAGACTTCTTGCAAGAA GTAACATCTAGGAAGGATCAGCACCAGTACTGGTGCCGAAGCGACGAGCCATACCGATACATCTCGGTCAAcgacttcacggaggcattcaaaGCGTTCCATGTTGGCCGTAAGATGGGGTCGGAGCTCAGGGTGCCGTTCGATCGAACCAGGAACCACCCTGCTGCGCTCACGACTTCCAAGTTCGGTATCAGCAAGATGGAGCTTCTCAAGGCATGCGTGTCTAGGGAGTGGCTGCTCATGAAGAGGAACTCATTTGTTTACATCTTTAAAGTAGTTCAG CTCATAATCCTTGGGACCATCGCAATGACTGTCTTCCTGCGTACGGAGATGCACCGGGACACAGTCGAGGATGGCGTGATCTACATGGGCGCGATGTTCCTCGGCCTGGTCACGCATTTGTTCAATGGATTCGCCGAGCTCGCCATGAGCATTGCAAAGCTGCCCATATTCTACAAGCAGAGGGACCTGCTCTTCTATCCATCATGGGCATATGGATTGCCTACATGGCTGCTCAAGATCCCAATATCATTTCTCGAATGTGCCGTGTGGATCTGCATGACTTACTATGTCATTGGCTTCGATCCAAACATCGAAAGGTTCTTCCGCCATTACCTGCTGCTTGTGCTGATCAGCCAGATGGCATCGGGTCTCTTCCGGGTTCTTGCTGCTTTAGGAAGGGATATGGTTGTTGCAGACACATTTGGGTCATTTGCTCAGCTTGTTCTTTTAATTCTCGGTGGCTTCTTGATAGCTAGAG ATAACATCAAGGCATGGTGGATTTGGGGCTACTGGAGCTCCCCTCTGATGTATGCCCAGAACGCCATAGCAGTGAACGAGTTCCTTGGGCATAGCTGGCGGATG GTTGTTGATCCGACGGAAAGCAACGACACGCTTGGCGTACAAGTCTTGAAGTCGCGTGGCATCTTTGTCGACCCAAACTGGTACTGGATCGGTGTTGGTGCCTTACTTGGGTACATCATGCTCTTCAATGTACTCTTCATTGTGTTCCTCGACTTGCTTGACC CACTTGGAAAGGGCCAAAATGTTATTTCCGAAGAGGAATTGATGGAGAAGCATGTGAACCGTACCGGAGAAAATGTAGAATTGCTGCTTTTTGGAAACGATTCCCAGAATTCACCTTCCAATG GTGAAGGAGAAATCACTGGCGCTGACACCAGGGAGAGGGGAATGGCACTTCCATTTACTCCCTTGTCGATCACCTTCGACAATATCAGATATTCTGTGGACATGCCTCAG GAAATGAAAGATAAAGGTATTACTGAAGACCGGCTAGTGCTCCTGAAAGGTGTAAGTGGAGCTTTCAGGCCAGGAGTTCTTACAGCATTGATGGGCGTCAGTGGGGCAGGAAAGACCACTTTGATGGATGTGTTGGCGGGACGGAAAACTGGCGGTTACATTGAAGGAGACATCAGCATCTCTGGATACCCGAAGAACCAAGAAACTTTTGCCCGGATTGCTGGTTACTGTGAGCAAAATGATATCCATTCTCCACATGTCACCGTTTATGAATCCCTCGTGTACTCGGCGTGGCTCCGATTGTCCCCTGATGTAGACTCAGAAGCaagacaa ATGTTTGTGGAACAAGTCATGGGACTCGTCGAGCTGACATCACTGAGGGGAGCATTGGTGGGACTACCAGGAGTGAATGGTTTATCCACCGAACAGCGTAAAAGGCTCACCATTGCTGTTGAGCTTGTTGCCAACCCCTCCATCATATTCATGGATGAACCAACTTCTGGACTGGACGCAAGGGCGGCTGCCATCGTGATGAGGGCTGTCAGAAACACAGTAGACACAGGAAGAACAGTTGTCTGCACCATCCACCAGCCCAGCATCGACATATTTGAAGCTTTTGATGAG CTGTTCCTGATGAAACGGGGAGGAGAAGATATTTATGTCGGCCCCTTGGGACACAACTCGTGCCATCTGATCGATTACTTTGAG GGCGTACAAGGTGTGAAGAAAATCAAGGATGGATACAACCCTGCAACCTGGATGTTAGAAGTGACCACCCTAGCTCAAGAAGATGCCTTGGGTGTCAACTTTGCCGAAGTATACATGAATTCTGACCTATACCG GAGGAACAAAGCTCTGATAAGTGACCTAAGCACACCTCCACCTGGATCGACGGACCTGTACTTCCCAAAACAGTACGCGCAGTCCTTCTTCACACAATGTGTTGCTTGCCTGTGGAAGCAGCACAAGTCATATTGGAGAAATCCATCATATACTGCAACTAGAATCTTCTTCACGACTGTTATTGCCCTCATCTTCGGCACCATCTTTTTGAACCTAGGACAGAAAAT CGGCAAGAGACAAGACCTGTTCAATTCTTTGGGTTCCATGTACGCAGCAGTTATTTTCATTGGAATTCAGAATGGACAATGCGTTCAACCTATTGTTGATGTCGAGCGAACAGTTTTTTACCGAGAAAAAGCTGCTGGAATGTACTCTGCTCTACCCTATGCTTTTGCACAG GTTTTCATTGAGATCCCACACGTCTTCCTGCAGACCATTATTTATGGTCTGATTGTTTACAGCTTGATTGGCTTGGACTGGGCATTTATGAAATTCTTTTGgtacatgttcttcatgttcttcacttTCCTGTACTTCACATTTTATGGGATGATGGCAGTCGCCATGACGCCAAACAGCGACATTGCTGCCATAGTCGCAACTGCATTCTATGCGGTATGGAATATCTTTGCCGGCTTCCTGATTCCCCGACCA AGGATACCAATATGGTGGAGGTGGTACTCATGGGCATGCCCGGTGGCATGGACACTCTACGGGCTTGTTGCCTCACAATATGGAGACATCGCAGATGTTAGGCTGGAGGATGGGGAACAAGTGAACGCTTTCATCCACAGATTCTTTGGATTCAGGCATGATTACGTAGGTTTTATGGCTATTGGTGTTGTAGGATTCACTGTTCTCTTCGCTTTTGTTTTTGCCTTCTCCATCAAAGTATTGAACTTCCAAAGAAGATAA